A single Dunckerocampus dactyliophorus isolate RoL2022-P2 chromosome 2, RoL_Ddac_1.1, whole genome shotgun sequence DNA region contains:
- the wnt3 gene encoding proto-oncogene Wnt-3, which produces MDLYLLGYLMCVWLCGSRVLGGYPIWWSLALGQQYSSLGSQPILCGSIPGLVPKQLRFCRNYIEIMPSVAEGVKLGIQECQHQFRGRRWNCTTIKDNLAIFGPVLDKATRESAFVHAIASAGVAFAVTRSCAEGTSTMCGCDSHHKGPPGEGWKWGGCSEDAEFGVLVSREFADARENRPDARSAMNRHNNEAGRTTILDHMHLRCKCHGLSGSCEVKTCWWAQPDFRMLGDYLKDKYDSASEMVVEKHRESRGWVETLRVKYAFFKHPTERDLVYYEGSPNFCEPNQETGSFGTRDRACNVSSHGIEGCDLLCCGRGHNTRTEKRKEKCHCIFHWCCYVSCQECVRVYDVHTCK; this is translated from the exons GTCCCTGGCCCTGGGGCAGCAGTACTCGTCTCTGGGCTCCCAACCCATCCTGTGCGGCTCCATCCCGGGCCTGGTGCCCAAGCAGCTGCGCTTCTGCCGCAACTACATTGAGATCATGCCCAGCGTGGCCGAGGGTGTCAAGCTGGGGATCCAGGAGTGCCAGCACCAGTTCCGGGGGCGCCGATGGAACTGCACAACCATCAAAGACAACCTGGCCATCTTTGGCCCGGTGCTGGATAAAG CAACCAGAGAGTCGGCGTTTGTCCACGCCATCGCTTCAGCCGGCGTCGCCTTCGCCGTCACGCGCTCCTGCGCCGAGGGGACGTCCACCATGTGCGGCTGTGACTCCCACCACAAGGGACCCCCGGGGGAGGGATGGAAATGGGGCGGCTGCAGCGAGGACGCCGAATTCGGCGTGCTGGTGTCCAGGGAGTTTGCCGACGCCCGGGAGAACCGACCGGACGCCCGCTCGGCCATGAACCGGCACAACAACGAAGCGGGACGCACG ACTATCCTGGACCACATGCACCTGCGCTGCAAATGTCACGGCCTGTCCGGCAGCTGCGAGGTGAAGACCTGCTGGTGGGCCCAGCCCGACTTCCGCATGCTGGGCGACTACCTGAAAGACAAGTATGACAGCGCCTCCGAGATGGTGGTGGAGAAGCACAGGGAGTCTCGCGGCTGGGTGGAGACCCTGCGAGTCAAGTACGCCTTCTTCAAGCACCCCACCGAGCGAGACCTGGTCTACTACGAGGGCTCGCCCAACTTCTGCGAGCCCAACCAAGAGACGGGCTCCTTCGGGACGCGGGACCGCGCCTGCAACGTGTCGTCGCACGGCATCGAGGGCTGCGACCTGCTGTGCTGCGGCCGCGGACACAACACCCGGACTGAGAAGCGCAAGGAGAAGTGTCACTGCATCTTCCACTGGTGCTGCTACGTCAGCTGTCAGGAGTGCGTACGCGTCTACGACGTGCACACGTGCAAGTGA
- the LOC129176846 gene encoding vesicle-fusing ATPase-like isoform X2 has translation MTTKVMQVARCPTDKLSFTNFVVVNEREPHFEQHVTVRNVTHTYVFTVTTHPGVNIGTIAFSLPQRKWAGLSIGQDVEVSTYTFDKSKQCISSITLQVDFRQKKNTDSNPYDSDAMANDFLQQFHNQAFSTRQQMVFKFGNTDFEVLVKDMEGMDPSILKGDLVSSKKRKVEIGLLLANSQVIFEKSEGSSMTLIGKSKTRESRQSIISPDWNFEKIGIGGLDKEFSDIFRRAFASRVFPPDIVEQMGCKHVKGILLYGPPGCGKTLMARQIGKMLNAREPKIVNGPEILNKYVGESEANIRKLFADAEDEQKRLGANSGLHIIIFDEIDAICKQRGSMTGSTGVHDTVVNQLLSKMDGVEQLNNILVIGMTNRSDLIDEALLRPGRLEVKMEIGLPDEKGRIQILHIHTAKMRQYKLLASDVDIKELAGETKNYSGAELEGLVRAAQSTAMNRHIKASSTVEVNIETAETLQVSRLDFMAALDNDVKPAFGTNQEDYASFTMNGIICWGDPVLAVLDDGKLLVQQTKNSEYTPLVSVLLEGPPNSGKTALAAKIAEESQFPFIKICSPDKMIGHSEIAKCQAIKKVFEDAYKSQLSCVVVDDIERLLDYVPIGPRFSNLVLQALLVLLKKPPPKGRKLLIIGTSSCKDVLKEMEMLNAFSTTIHIPNISRGEQLVEALELLESFQEKERAIIADAVKGQHLWIGIKKLIMLIEMASQMDANYRVNKFMSLLRDEGA, from the exons GTGATGCAGGTGGCGCGATGCCCAACAGACAAGCTGTCCTTCACCAACTTTGTGGTCGTCAACGAGAGGGAGCCGCACTTTGAGCA ACACGTGACAGTGCGCAACGTGACGCACACGTACGTGTTCACCGTGACCACGCACCCTGGCGTCAACATTGGCACCATCGCCTTCAGTCTGCCACAG AGAAAGTGGGCCGGTCTATCAATAGGACAGGATGTGGAAG TGTCCACCTACACCTTTGACAAGTCCAAGCAGTGCATCAGCTCCATAACGCTGCAGGTGGACTTCCGGCAGAAGAAGAACACGGACAGCAACCCTTACGACTCGGACGCCATGGCCAACGACTTCCTCCAGCAGTTTCACAACCAGGCCTTCAGCACGCGACAGCAG ATGGTCTTCAAGTTTGGCAACACGGACTTTGAGGTGCTGGTGAAAGACATGGAGGGCATGGACCCCAGCATCCTGAAAGGAGACCTCGTCTCCAGCAAGAAACGAAAG GTTGAGATTGGGTTGTTGCTGGCGAACAGTCAGGTGATATTCGAGAAGTCGGAAGGCTCGTCCATGACGCTGATAG GCAAATCTAAGACCAGAGAGTCTCGCCAGTCCATCATCAGCCCGGACTGGAACTTTGAGAAAATCGGCATCGGAGGCCTTGACAAGGAGTTTTCCGACATCTTCCGCCGAGCCTTCGCCTCTCGAGTCTTCCCTCCAGACATCGTGGAACAGATGG gcTGCAAGCACGTCAAGGGCATCCTGCTCTATGGCCCCCCCGGCTGCGGTAAAACGCTGATGGCGCGGCAGATCGGCAAGATGCTCAACGCCCGCGAGCCCAAGATCGTCAACGGGCCTGAGATCCTCAACAAGTACGTGGGCGAGTCGGAGGCCAACATCCGCAAACTCTTTGCCGACGCCGAGGACGAACAGAAGAGG CTGGGTGCCAACAGCGGCCTTCACATCATCATATTCGACGAGATCGACGCCATCTGTAAGCAGCGAGGCAGCATGACGGGCAGCACGGGCGTGCACGACACCGTGGTCAACCAGCTGCTGTCCAAGATGGACGGCGTGGAGCAGCTCAACAACATCCTGGTCATAG GTATGACCAACAGGTCAGACCTCATTGACGAGGCCCTGCTGCGACCCGGAAGGCTGGAAGTCAAGATGGAGATTG GCCTGCCGGACGAGAAGGGCCGCATTCAGATCCTGCACATCCACACGGCAAAGATGCGTCAGTACAAGCTACTGGCCAGTGACGTGGACATCAAGGAGCTTGCTGGCGAGACCAAAAACTACAGCGGAGCCGAACTGGAGGGTCTGGTCAGGGCGGCCCAGTCCACCGCCATGAACAGACACATCAAG gcgaGCAGCACGGTGGAGGTCAACATTGAGACGGCGGAGACGCTGCAGGTCAGCAGACTGGACTTCATGGCGGCGCTGGACAACGACGTCAAACCT GCGTTTGGCACCAACCAGGAGGACTACGCCAGCTTCACCATGAACGGGATTATCTGCTGGGGCGACCCGGTGTTGGCCGTCCTGGACGACGGGAAGCTGCTGGTGCAGCAGACCAAGAACAGCGAATACACACCGCTGGTGTCTGTGCTGCTGgagg GCCCACCCAACAGCGGGAAGACGGCTTTGGCGGCCAAGATTGCAGAAGAGTCGCAGTTCCCCTTCATCAAGATATGCTCGCCCGACAAGATGATCGGACACTCTGAGATCGCCAAATGTCAAGCCATTAAAAAG GTCTTTGAGGACGCCTACAAGTCTCAGCTGAGCTGCGTGGTGGTGGATGACATAGAACGTTTGCTGG ACTACGTCCCGATCGGCCCGCGGTTCTCCAACCTGGTGCTGCAGGCGCTGCTGGTTCTGCTGAAGAAACCTCCACCAAAG GGTCGTAAGCTGCTGATCATCGGCACCAGCAGTTGCAAAGACGTCCTGAAGGAGATGGAGATGTTGAACGCTTTCAGCACCACCATCCACATTCCCAACATCTCCAGGGGCGAGCAGCTGGTGGAGGCCCTggag CTGCTGGAAAGTTTCCAGGAGAAGGAAAGGGCCATCATTGCTGACGCCGTCAAGGGCCAGCACCTGTGGATCGGCATCAAAAAGTTAATCATGCTCATTGAAATGGCGTCCCAG ATGGACGCCAACTACAGGGTCAACAAGTTCATGAGTCTGCTGCGAGACGAAGGAGC ATGA
- the LOC129176846 gene encoding vesicle-fusing ATPase-like isoform X1 gives MTTKVMQVARCPTDKLSFTNFVVVNEREPHFEQHVTVRNVTHTYVFTVTTHPGVNIGTIAFSLPQRKWAGLSIGQDVEVSTYTFDKSKQCISSITLQVDFRQKKNTDSNPYDSDAMANDFLQQFHNQAFSTRQQMVFKFGNTDFEVLVKDMEGMDPSILKGDLVSSKKRKVEIGLLLANSQVIFEKSEGSSMTLIGKSKTRESRQSIISPDWNFEKIGIGGLDKEFSDIFRRAFASRVFPPDIVEQMGCKHVKGILLYGPPGCGKTLMARQIGKMLNAREPKIVNGPEILNKYVGESEANIRKLFADAEDEQKRLGANSGLHIIIFDEIDAICKQRGSMTGSTGVHDTVVNQLLSKMDGVEQLNNILVIGMTNRSDLIDEALLRPGRLEVKMEIGLPDEKGRIQILHIHTAKMRQYKLLASDVDIKELAGETKNYSGAELEGLVRAAQSTAMNRHIKASSTVEVNIETAETLQVSRLDFMAALDNDVKPAFGTNQEDYASFTMNGIICWGDPVLAVLDDGKLLVQQTKNSEYTPLVSVLLEGPPNSGKTALAAKIAEESQFPFIKICSPDKMIGHSEIAKCQAIKKVFEDAYKSQLSCVVVDDIERLLDYVPIGPRFSNLVLQALLVLLKKPPPKGRKLLIIGTSSCKDVLKEMEMLNAFSTTIHIPNISRGEQLVEALELLESFQEKERAIIADAVKGQHLWIGIKKLIMLIEMASQMDANYRVNKFMSLLRDEGALAADRFVPV, from the exons GTGATGCAGGTGGCGCGATGCCCAACAGACAAGCTGTCCTTCACCAACTTTGTGGTCGTCAACGAGAGGGAGCCGCACTTTGAGCA ACACGTGACAGTGCGCAACGTGACGCACACGTACGTGTTCACCGTGACCACGCACCCTGGCGTCAACATTGGCACCATCGCCTTCAGTCTGCCACAG AGAAAGTGGGCCGGTCTATCAATAGGACAGGATGTGGAAG TGTCCACCTACACCTTTGACAAGTCCAAGCAGTGCATCAGCTCCATAACGCTGCAGGTGGACTTCCGGCAGAAGAAGAACACGGACAGCAACCCTTACGACTCGGACGCCATGGCCAACGACTTCCTCCAGCAGTTTCACAACCAGGCCTTCAGCACGCGACAGCAG ATGGTCTTCAAGTTTGGCAACACGGACTTTGAGGTGCTGGTGAAAGACATGGAGGGCATGGACCCCAGCATCCTGAAAGGAGACCTCGTCTCCAGCAAGAAACGAAAG GTTGAGATTGGGTTGTTGCTGGCGAACAGTCAGGTGATATTCGAGAAGTCGGAAGGCTCGTCCATGACGCTGATAG GCAAATCTAAGACCAGAGAGTCTCGCCAGTCCATCATCAGCCCGGACTGGAACTTTGAGAAAATCGGCATCGGAGGCCTTGACAAGGAGTTTTCCGACATCTTCCGCCGAGCCTTCGCCTCTCGAGTCTTCCCTCCAGACATCGTGGAACAGATGG gcTGCAAGCACGTCAAGGGCATCCTGCTCTATGGCCCCCCCGGCTGCGGTAAAACGCTGATGGCGCGGCAGATCGGCAAGATGCTCAACGCCCGCGAGCCCAAGATCGTCAACGGGCCTGAGATCCTCAACAAGTACGTGGGCGAGTCGGAGGCCAACATCCGCAAACTCTTTGCCGACGCCGAGGACGAACAGAAGAGG CTGGGTGCCAACAGCGGCCTTCACATCATCATATTCGACGAGATCGACGCCATCTGTAAGCAGCGAGGCAGCATGACGGGCAGCACGGGCGTGCACGACACCGTGGTCAACCAGCTGCTGTCCAAGATGGACGGCGTGGAGCAGCTCAACAACATCCTGGTCATAG GTATGACCAACAGGTCAGACCTCATTGACGAGGCCCTGCTGCGACCCGGAAGGCTGGAAGTCAAGATGGAGATTG GCCTGCCGGACGAGAAGGGCCGCATTCAGATCCTGCACATCCACACGGCAAAGATGCGTCAGTACAAGCTACTGGCCAGTGACGTGGACATCAAGGAGCTTGCTGGCGAGACCAAAAACTACAGCGGAGCCGAACTGGAGGGTCTGGTCAGGGCGGCCCAGTCCACCGCCATGAACAGACACATCAAG gcgaGCAGCACGGTGGAGGTCAACATTGAGACGGCGGAGACGCTGCAGGTCAGCAGACTGGACTTCATGGCGGCGCTGGACAACGACGTCAAACCT GCGTTTGGCACCAACCAGGAGGACTACGCCAGCTTCACCATGAACGGGATTATCTGCTGGGGCGACCCGGTGTTGGCCGTCCTGGACGACGGGAAGCTGCTGGTGCAGCAGACCAAGAACAGCGAATACACACCGCTGGTGTCTGTGCTGCTGgagg GCCCACCCAACAGCGGGAAGACGGCTTTGGCGGCCAAGATTGCAGAAGAGTCGCAGTTCCCCTTCATCAAGATATGCTCGCCCGACAAGATGATCGGACACTCTGAGATCGCCAAATGTCAAGCCATTAAAAAG GTCTTTGAGGACGCCTACAAGTCTCAGCTGAGCTGCGTGGTGGTGGATGACATAGAACGTTTGCTGG ACTACGTCCCGATCGGCCCGCGGTTCTCCAACCTGGTGCTGCAGGCGCTGCTGGTTCTGCTGAAGAAACCTCCACCAAAG GGTCGTAAGCTGCTGATCATCGGCACCAGCAGTTGCAAAGACGTCCTGAAGGAGATGGAGATGTTGAACGCTTTCAGCACCACCATCCACATTCCCAACATCTCCAGGGGCGAGCAGCTGGTGGAGGCCCTggag CTGCTGGAAAGTTTCCAGGAGAAGGAAAGGGCCATCATTGCTGACGCCGTCAAGGGCCAGCACCTGTGGATCGGCATCAAAAAGTTAATCATGCTCATTGAAATGGCGTCCCAG ATGGACGCCAACTACAGGGTCAACAAGTTCATGAGTCTGCTGCGAGACGAAGGAGC ACTCGCCGCCGACAGGTTTGTGCCAGTTTAG